The genomic stretch CAGCTTGGGATACTACCTTGGCAAATGCATCTAATGTCATGTTACGTTTATCTCCAAATATGTTTAAGTGTCTTTATAAAGACTGAGATAGGCAGAGCCAATCAATTTTTTCTAAATCTAAGCAAATTCTAAAATCTAATTAATTTTTTAATTTAACTAAAAAGTCAGAATGAGCTAGAAAAAGTTTTTATTTTTAATTTAATATAGTCGTCTATCTCAACTTCACTCGCTCAAGATTTAACTTTCGCTCGTTTTGTTAGTTTTGATTTCCAACTTCTATGTTTATACTATGTCGTTGGATCGTTTTTTATTACAGATTGTCACGATTTATAACGGCTTGTTTCGGGCTTATAAATTTTAGTATCGAAAATTACAACTTCTTTAAAAAGAAAAAATTCCAAAAGTGTTGATTGACAAGGGCTTTGAGCTGTTTGGGAGTGTTAAGAAGGTTAAATATGATTTTTTTCTTGTGCATCGCATAAGCCAAATGGGTAGCCATATTGCTGCTTTTCTGTTCAGTTGGAACCATAAATACTGCTTTTCAAATAAAAGAAAGGAGACGCATCGCGTCTCCTTTCTTTTATTTGACTCCTTGTAACTCTGAGCCTAGGGGAAATCCTAGTGCCTCTCGCTGTGCGTAATAAAGCTTCGCCACCTGTCGAGCTAGGTTACGGATACGTCCGATATAGCGGGTACGCTCGGTTACAGAGATTACCCCTCGCGCATCCAACAGGTTAAAGGAATGGGAGCATTTCAATACGTAATCAAAAGCGGGTAATACTAGCTCGGATTCTAGTAAATGTCCTGCTTCTTTTTCGTATTGGAGGAATAGCTGAAACAATAGGTCAGAATCTTGGGGTTTACCGCCAAAATTGCCAAAGTTGTAGCCGCTATGCTCGACTTCACCTTGGTGATGTACTTGACCATATTTGATGTCACCTAATTCTGGGTGCGATCGCCACACAATGTCATACACCGAGTCCACACCTTGGAGATACATCACTAAGCGCTCTAAACCATAGGTGATTTCCGCAGAAACGGGGCGACAGTCTAGACCTCCAACCTGTTGGAAGTATGTGAACTGAGTAACTTCCATGCCATCTAGCCAGACTTCCCAACCCACACCCCATGCACCAAGGGTGGGTGATTCCCAGTCATCTTCGACGAATCGCACATCGTGATCGGCGGGATCGATACCAAGATATTTCAAACTATTTAGATATTGCTCTAGCACATCATCGGGAGATGGCTTGAGAATTACTTGAAATTGATAATAATGTTGCAAACGGTTAGGATTTTCGCCATAACGCCCATCGGTAGGACGGCGGCATGGTTCGACATAGGCAACGTTCCAAGGCTCA from Pseudanabaena sp. Chao 1811 encodes the following:
- the glyQ gene encoding glycine--tRNA ligase subunit alpha, yielding MDFQSVILALQKYWSDRGCLIAQPYDIEKGAGTMSPHTFLRAIGPEPWNVAYVEPCRRPTDGRYGENPNRLQHYYQFQVILKPSPDDVLEQYLNSLKYLGIDPADHDVRFVEDDWESPTLGAWGVGWEVWLDGMEVTQFTYFQQVGGLDCRPVSAEITYGLERLVMYLQGVDSVYDIVWRSHPELGDIKYGQVHHQGEVEHSGYNFGNFGGKPQDSDLLFQLFLQYEKEAGHLLESELVLPAFDYVLKCSHSFNLLDARGVISVTERTRYIGRIRNLARQVAKLYYAQREALGFPLGSELQGVK